One stretch of Leishmania infantum JPCM5 genome chromosome 22 DNA includes these proteins:
- a CDS encoding putative Mu-adaptin 1 codes for MCDFGFPQFTEEKALREYILQSTFLTRIMGNKTTLAQSELPAAVTGAAGSTPWRLPRNYKYSNNQVFLDVIEQVDMLANQAGETLSSEIVGTVKMQSRLSGMPTCTVGVNDKILFDRTGRSGNTVEMEDITFHQCVKLNQFESERVISFVPPDGEFTLLSYRLNERIQQPVKVSCIFTRHGTTRVKVQCTLQTKYRTNLTANEMEVYIPIPSDADRPQSNSQTGHLQYAPQVNALVWNLGKIAGNRHCSCSAEFHLPSIRSSDMRDLSKMPVKVRFVIPYFAASGFQVRYVKVSEKSNYVATPWVRYVTQSGVYEIRTD; via the coding sequence ATGTGCGACTTCGGCTTCCCGCAGTTTACGGAGGAGAAAGCGCTGCGGGAGTACATACTGCAAAGCACTTTTCTCACCAGGATCATGGGCAACAAGACGACGCTcgcgcagagcgagctgccggcggccgtGACGGGGGCCGCCGGGTCGACGCCGTGGCGCCTGCCGCGCAACTACAAGTACTCGAACAACCAAGTATTTCTGGACGTGATCGAGCAGGTCGACATGCTCGCGAACCAAGCCGGCGAGACGCTCTCCAGCGAGATTGTTGGCACTGTCAAGATGCAGAGCCGTCTTTCTGGGATGCCCACCTGTACCGTCGGCGTCAACGACAAGATTCTCTTCGACCGAaccggccgcagcggcaacacGGTAGAGATGGAGGACATCACCTTCCACCAGTGCGTGAAGCTGAACCAGTTCGAAAGCGAGCGCGTCATTTCCTTTGTGCCGCCGGACGGCGAGTTCACGCTGCTCTCCTACAGGCTCAATGAGCGCATTCAGCAGCCGGTGAAGGTGAGCTGCATCTTCACGCGCCATGGCACCACACGAGTGAAGGTGCAGTGCACGCTGCAGACCAAGTACCGCACGAACCTCACGGCAAACGAGATGGAGGTGTACATCCCGATTCCGTCCGACGCCGATCGCCCTCAGTCGAACAGTCAGACAGGTCACCTGCAGTACGCGCCGCAGGTGAATGCGCTTGTCTGGAACCTCGGCAAGATTGCCGGCAACCGGCACtgctcgtgcagcgcggAGTTCCACCTGCCCAGCATCCGCAGTAGCGACATGAGAGACCTGTCGAAGATGCCGGTGAAGGTGCGGTTCGTCATCCCCTacttcgccgcctccggctTCCAGGTGCGCTACGTGAAGGTGTCGGAGAAGTCGAACTACGTGGCAACGCCCTGGGTGCGGTACGTCACGCAGAGCGGCGTATACGAGATTCGAACAGACTGA